One segment of Runella sp. SP2 DNA contains the following:
- a CDS encoding type IV secretory system conjugative DNA transfer family protein produces the protein MIPLGYTSIQPKATVGFHPNPVGVKTSKAITFNGESHLLTVCPTGGGKGVNCLIPTLLTYEGSTVTLDPKGENYKVTAKRRRAMGHQVVKFDPFKIIDDGFSCDGFNPLDLRHFGGFDIEEESLSLADQLKGKRRSTHSDIFWDCSAVNVVSAAIAVVLSLYEDEKVNLSEAIRFLMQPELVYEFAVVLDNHSTQLPEGTKYSIKTYLETPEQNTRPSVDATVNTYLLSLKSEGILKMLEKTTFSLEEFIVGSRPMDLYFVWPSDKLESHNGLLSMLLATLFKALLLRTGKPKHRNLFLLDETAALGAFPLLETIAAIGRGYGITMWLFLQDYAQLKRNFQDGASTLINNCGVHQFFGIKTFHVAKDIAAITGLNPQQIMSMASDEQYLCVDGEVYPNAKRLNYLLDKNFEGLYEPNSFYQPQPESLPKARPRPRSVVDKVESTTRKKSKQIALNDDDDDLF, from the coding sequence ATGATCCCCTTAGGATACACCTCCATCCAACCCAAAGCTACCGTCGGTTTTCACCCCAATCCAGTTGGGGTGAAAACCTCAAAGGCCATTACGTTCAATGGCGAATCACATTTATTGACAGTTTGCCCAACGGGCGGCGGAAAAGGCGTTAATTGCCTAATTCCCACGCTTCTTACCTACGAAGGAAGCACCGTAACTTTGGACCCCAAAGGCGAAAACTACAAGGTAACCGCCAAACGCAGGAGAGCAATGGGGCATCAAGTCGTTAAATTTGACCCCTTCAAAATCATCGATGACGGTTTTTCGTGCGATGGTTTCAATCCGTTGGATTTGCGCCACTTTGGAGGTTTTGACATCGAAGAAGAATCGCTCAGCCTTGCAGACCAACTAAAAGGCAAACGTCGTAGCACCCATTCCGACATTTTTTGGGATTGTTCCGCCGTCAACGTCGTTAGTGCCGCCATTGCGGTTGTATTGTCGTTGTATGAAGATGAAAAAGTCAACCTTAGCGAAGCCATTCGTTTTTTGATGCAGCCCGAGTTGGTGTATGAATTTGCAGTTGTTTTAGATAACCATTCTACTCAGCTCCCCGAAGGAACGAAATACAGCATCAAAACCTATCTTGAAACACCCGAGCAAAATACTCGCCCATCGGTTGATGCGACGGTCAATACTTACCTGCTTTCTCTTAAGTCGGAAGGTATTCTCAAAATGCTCGAAAAAACAACCTTCTCATTGGAAGAATTTATTGTGGGAAGCCGACCCATGGATTTATATTTTGTTTGGCCAAGCGACAAACTTGAAAGTCATAATGGACTGCTTTCCATGTTATTGGCCACCTTATTCAAAGCATTATTGCTCCGAACAGGCAAGCCCAAACACCGCAACCTGTTTTTATTAGATGAGACAGCCGCGCTCGGGGCTTTTCCTTTATTGGAGACAATTGCCGCCATTGGTCGAGGCTATGGTATCACGATGTGGCTGTTCCTCCAAGATTATGCCCAATTGAAACGAAATTTTCAAGACGGTGCCTCCACCCTCATCAACAATTGCGGAGTGCATCAATTTTTTGGCATTAAAACTTTTCACGTAGCCAAAGACATTGCGGCCATCACGGGGCTAAACCCACAGCAAATTATGTCTATGGCTTCCGACGAGCAGTACCTCTGCGTAGATGGGGAAGTTTACCCCAATGCCAAGCGACTCAACTACCTTCTGGACAAAAACTTTGAAGGACTCTATGAGCCGAACTCTTTTTACCAACCTCAACCCGAGAGTTTACCCAAAGCCCGGCCACGTCCCCGGTCAGTAGTGGATAAAGTAGAGAGTACCACCCGAAAGAAGTCCAAACAAATCGCTCTGAACGATGACGACGATGATCTTTTTTAA